One stretch of Rhodoferax lithotrophicus DNA includes these proteins:
- a CDS encoding 5'-methylthioadenosine/S-adenosylhomocysteine nucleosidase produces the protein MSLHVSRWLRYLTLLVGLTGLLPGAGRATSTLDDTPRIAVLSAFQGELALLLSRVDAPQSYTVNGVSFTTGVLQGKPVVLFLSGVSMTNTAMTTQLVLDRFHVTHLVFSGIAGGVNPALNIGDVTVAQRWGQYLEVLMARETAPGKYSAPPWMDDVKLPNFGMLHPRPVTVRSDGHSEESKFWFEADAQLLALARSVQGTVLDACDTTKQCLTHSPKLVVGGNGVSGQAFVDNRAFREYVFNTFEANVLDMETAATAMVAYSNGVPFIAFRSLSDLAGGGGTENEMDTFLSIAANNSAKVLLAFLAAWK, from the coding sequence ATGTCCCTACACGTATCCCGCTGGTTGCGTTATTTGACTTTGCTGGTGGGCTTGACGGGCCTGCTGCCTGGTGCGGGCCGGGCCACCAGCACCCTGGATGACACACCACGTATTGCGGTGTTGTCCGCGTTCCAGGGCGAATTGGCCTTGTTGTTGTCGCGTGTGGACGCCCCGCAAAGCTACACCGTGAACGGGGTGAGTTTCACCACCGGGGTGTTGCAGGGAAAACCGGTGGTGCTGTTCCTCTCGGGGGTCAGCATGACCAACACGGCCATGACCACCCAGCTGGTGCTGGATCGTTTTCATGTCACCCACCTGGTCTTTAGCGGTATCGCCGGGGGCGTTAACCCGGCGCTCAACATTGGTGACGTGACGGTGGCCCAGCGATGGGGGCAGTACCTGGAGGTTTTGATGGCACGGGAAACCGCACCCGGCAAATACAGTGCGCCGCCCTGGATGGACGATGTCAAGCTGCCCAACTTTGGCATGCTGCACCCGCGCCCGGTGACGGTGCGCTCAGACGGGCACAGTGAAGAAAGCAAATTCTGGTTTGAAGCCGATGCCCAACTGCTGGCGCTGGCCCGATCTGTTCAGGGTACGGTGCTGGATGCCTGTGATACCACCAAGCAGTGCCTGACCCACTCCCCCAAATTGGTGGTGGGTGGCAACGGTGTCTCGGGCCAGGCTTTTGTCGACAACCGTGCGTTTCGGGAATACGTGTTCAACACCTTTGAAGCCAATGTGCTGGACATGGAAACTGCAGCCACCGCCATGGTGGCCTACAGCAATGGTGTGCCGTTCATCGCTTTTCGCTCCCTGAGTGACCTGGCCGGTGGTGGCGGGACTGAGAACGAGATGGACACGTTCCTGAGCATTGCGGCCAACAACTCCGCCAAGGTCTTGCTGGCTTTCCTGGCCGCCTGGAAATAG
- a CDS encoding BMP family protein has translation MPGLSQAQAKLKVAAVYTVPFEQQWVSRLHIALKAAEARGEIEYKASENVSNADYERVMREYATAGNQLIVGEAFAVEAAARKVAKDFPKVSFLLGSSGKPMAPNFSVFDNFIQEPAYLSGMVAGGMTKSNKIGMVGGFPIPEVNRLMNAFMAGAKEVNPKVEFSVSFINSWFDPPKAKEAAFAMIDKGADVMYAERFGVSDAAKEKGKLAIGNVINTQAQYPDTVVASALWHFEPAADRAIKLVKEGKFTAEDYGPYAMMKFKGSSLAPLGTFEKKVPAAIVAKLKAKEKDIVDGKFSVKVDDSQPKSSAK, from the coding sequence ATGCCGGGCCTGTCCCAGGCGCAGGCCAAACTCAAAGTGGCCGCCGTGTACACCGTGCCCTTTGAGCAGCAATGGGTCAGCCGCCTGCACATTGCCTTGAAAGCCGCCGAAGCGCGTGGTGAGATTGAATACAAAGCCAGTGAGAACGTCAGCAACGCCGACTACGAACGCGTCATGCGTGAGTACGCCACCGCTGGCAACCAGTTGATTGTGGGCGAAGCCTTTGCGGTGGAAGCCGCCGCACGCAAGGTGGCCAAGGATTTTCCCAAGGTGTCGTTCCTGCTGGGCTCCTCCGGCAAGCCCATGGCCCCCAACTTCAGCGTGTTTGACAACTTCATCCAGGAACCCGCCTACCTGTCGGGCATGGTCGCTGGTGGTATGACCAAGAGCAACAAGATCGGCATGGTGGGTGGTTTTCCCATTCCCGAAGTCAACCGCCTGATGAACGCCTTCATGGCGGGGGCCAAAGAGGTCAATCCCAAGGTGGAATTCAGCGTGAGTTTTATCAACAGCTGGTTTGACCCACCCAAGGCCAAGGAAGCCGCCTTCGCCATGATTGACAAAGGGGCCGACGTGATGTACGCCGAGCGTTTTGGTGTGAGTGATGCCGCCAAAGAGAAGGGCAAACTGGCCATCGGCAATGTGATCAACACCCAGGCGCAGTACCCCGACACGGTGGTGGCTTCGGCCCTGTGGCACTTTGAGCCCGCGGCTGACCGCGCCATCAAGCTGGTCAAAGAAGGCAAGTTCACCGCCGAAGACTACGGCCCCTACGCCATGATGAAGTTCAAGGGCTCGTCGCTGGCACCATTGGGCACGTTTGAGAAAAAGGTGCCTGCGGCCATCGTGGCCAAACTCAAGGCCAAAGAGAAGGACATTGTGGATGGCAAGTTCAGCGTCAAGGTGGACGACAGCCAGCCCAAGTCCAGCGCCAAATAA
- a CDS encoding tRNA-uridine aminocarboxypropyltransferase: protein MLPSKRLLCTACLRPQGTCICHWVTPTAHATEVLILQHPLEVSHVKNTARLLHLSLPGSRIRVGEAFDDAVLRAAMPEPKYTVLLYPPTAHAGHQVPAPLDTTQLSDPSKIRLVVLDATWRKSRKMLHLSRLLQGLPRLSLQDAPTSGYLIRKAHQPGQLSTLEATCAALAQLEHPPAKFQPLLAAFDGFVKQQQNLVMSGKSLAPNQG from the coding sequence ATGTTGCCCTCCAAACGCCTGCTTTGTACCGCCTGCCTTCGGCCTCAAGGCACCTGTATCTGCCATTGGGTGACTCCCACGGCCCATGCCACCGAGGTGCTGATCCTGCAGCATCCACTGGAAGTGAGCCACGTCAAGAACACGGCCCGTCTGTTGCACCTGAGCTTGCCTGGCAGCCGCATTCGGGTGGGTGAGGCTTTTGATGATGCCGTGCTGCGCGCGGCGATGCCCGAACCCAAGTACACCGTGCTGCTGTATCCGCCCACGGCCCACGCCGGGCACCAAGTGCCCGCACCGCTGGACACGACTCAGCTCAGCGACCCATCGAAAATCCGGTTGGTGGTGCTGGATGCCACTTGGCGCAAAAGCCGGAAAATGCTGCATTTAAGCCGCCTGCTACAGGGTCTGCCACGCTTGTCGCTCCAAGACGCGCCCACATCAGGCTACCTGATTCGCAAGGCACATCAGCCCGGACAGCTTTCCACGCTGGAGGCCACCTGCGCAGCACTGGCGCAACTGGAGCACCCCCCCGCCAAGTTCCAGCCTCTGCTGGCCGCGTTCGATGGTTTTGTGAAGCAACAACAGAACTTGGTCATGTCCGGCAAGTCGTTGGCACCAAATCAGGGCTAG
- a CDS encoding DMT family transporter, protein MAWVIVLVSGVLEVVFSVTLKLSDSFTRPWPTVVSVSSAILSVWLMSLTLKVLPIGTAYAVWAGMGAAGTAMVGMVVFHEPASWARLVCISLVVLGIVGLQLQGAD, encoded by the coding sequence ATGGCGTGGGTGATAGTGCTGGTCTCTGGCGTGCTGGAGGTGGTCTTTTCGGTCACGTTGAAGCTGTCAGACAGCTTCACCAGACCCTGGCCTACGGTGGTGTCGGTCAGCTCGGCCATTCTCAGTGTCTGGCTCATGAGCCTCACGCTCAAAGTGTTGCCCATCGGCACTGCCTACGCGGTGTGGGCCGGTATGGGTGCCGCTGGCACTGCGATGGTTGGTATGGTGGTTTTTCATGAACCCGCCAGCTGGGCCAGACTGGTGTGTATCAGCCTGGTGGTGCTGGGTATTGTGGGCCTGCAGTTGCAAGGTGCGGACTAA
- a CDS encoding cytochrome b — protein MTQDRSGLNTTQSHYSFVAITLHWLLALVVVSMFVMGVYMTDLPFSPARLKLYNWHKWAGISFLLLSVLRLLWRATHRPPELPNSIRQTMPAWQSRAHHATHHLLYVLFFAVPLLGWAYSSAAGFPIVWFGQFALPDLLPADKALAELIKPLHMASALALMGLAGLHIAAALKHQWIDRDGLLLRMMPGRT, from the coding sequence TTGACCCAAGACCGATCCGGCCTGAACACCACCCAGAGCCACTACTCCTTTGTCGCCATCACCCTGCACTGGTTGCTGGCACTGGTCGTTGTGAGCATGTTTGTGATGGGCGTTTACATGACCGATTTGCCGTTTTCACCGGCCCGCCTGAAACTCTACAACTGGCATAAATGGGCCGGCATCAGTTTCTTGCTGCTGTCTGTCTTGCGCCTGCTCTGGCGTGCCACACACCGTCCACCAGAGCTGCCCAACAGCATCCGCCAGACCATGCCAGCCTGGCAAAGCCGGGCTCACCACGCCACCCATCACCTGCTGTACGTGCTGTTTTTTGCGGTACCACTGCTGGGCTGGGCGTACAGCTCGGCCGCTGGTTTCCCGATTGTCTGGTTCGGCCAATTCGCGCTGCCAGACCTGCTGCCCGCCGACAAAGCCTTGGCCGAACTGATCAAACCATTACACATGGCCTCCGCCCTGGCACTGATGGGCCTGGCCGGCTTGCATATCGCCGCCGCCCTGAAACACCAATGGATTGATCGCGACGGCTTGCTGCTGCGCATGATGCCCGGGCGCACCTGA
- a CDS encoding YceI family protein — MNTPQTLTVLVSALLASLALPAAAQQKLLPAQSELNFAAKQMGVPINGHFKKFDAQVSFDPAKLASSKVAFTVDMGSATLGSKEMDSELPTATWFNVPKFPQASFNSSAIKALGAGKFEVTGQLAIKGQVQNVQVPLSMTQTGAITVATGVLPIKRLAFKIGDGDWADTSMVADDVQVRFKLSLSGVSKL; from the coding sequence ATGAACACCCCACAGACCCTCACCGTCCTGGTATCCGCCCTGCTGGCCAGTTTGGCCCTGCCCGCCGCTGCGCAGCAAAAGCTGCTGCCCGCACAAAGCGAGTTGAACTTTGCAGCCAAACAAATGGGGGTGCCGATCAACGGGCATTTCAAGAAATTTGACGCACAAGTCAGCTTTGACCCCGCCAAACTGGCCTCCAGCAAAGTCGCGTTTACCGTCGACATGGGCAGTGCCACGCTGGGCTCCAAAGAGATGGACAGCGAGTTGCCCACGGCCACCTGGTTCAACGTGCCGAAATTTCCCCAAGCCAGCTTCAACTCTTCAGCCATCAAGGCATTGGGTGCGGGCAAATTTGAGGTCACGGGACAACTGGCCATCAAAGGCCAGGTCCAGAATGTGCAGGTGCCTTTGAGCATGACACAAACCGGTGCCATCACCGTGGCCACTGGCGTGTTGCCCATCAAACGGCTGGCCTTCAAGATTGGTGATGGCGACTGGGCCGATACCTCCATGGTGGCCGACGACGTGCAGGTCAGGTTCAAGCTGTCTTTGAGCGGCGTGAGCAAGCTGTAA
- a CDS encoding YceI family protein: MRSTLLPLAAALALLAGTATANAASYAIDPAHTYVTFEIGHFGTSTNRGRFDKKEGSVELDRAAKTGKVNIVVDTTSINTGFAAFNKHLQSADLFDAEKFPTMTFAADKFSFNGDKVAEVTGSLTLLGKTQPLTLKATNFNCYDSPMLKREVCGGDFEGTLDRTQFGMNYGIDWGFPKNVHLVVQVEAVKQ; this comes from the coding sequence ATGCGTTCCACACTTTTACCCCTCGCCGCCGCCCTTGCCTTGCTCGCCGGTACCGCTACAGCCAACGCCGCCAGCTACGCCATTGACCCGGCTCACACCTATGTGACCTTCGAGATTGGCCACTTTGGCACCAGTACCAACCGCGGCCGTTTTGACAAGAAGGAAGGCAGCGTTGAGCTGGACCGCGCCGCCAAAACAGGCAAGGTCAACATCGTGGTGGACACCACCTCCATCAACACCGGTTTTGCCGCCTTCAACAAGCACCTGCAAAGCGCCGACCTGTTCGATGCAGAAAAATTCCCGACCATGACGTTTGCAGCGGACAAGTTCAGCTTCAACGGCGACAAGGTGGCCGAAGTCACCGGTAGCCTGACCCTGCTGGGCAAAACCCAGCCCTTGACACTGAAGGCCACCAACTTCAATTGCTACGACAGCCCCATGCTCAAGCGCGAAGTGTGTGGTGGTGACTTTGAAGGCACGCTGGATCGCACCCAATTTGGCATGAACTATGGCATCGACTGGGGTTTCCCGAAAAACGTGCACCTGGTGGTGCAAGTTGAAGCCGTCAAGCAATAA
- a CDS encoding c-type cytochrome, whose protein sequence is MSNHHPTSAHDAHATPSPSLFKQVFNLVVLLALPVLVVGSLIGYYKAHDSVGPGSLSEEAVEARIQKVGMLQLGAAKHELRTGEAVFKAQCTTCHTAGTLGAPKFGDAAAWAPRIATGFDALLNSAMNGKGNMTKQGGAAFSDYEVARAVVYMANAGGAKFAEPKAPEGAAAPAGAASAAQ, encoded by the coding sequence ATGAGCAACCACCACCCCACCAGTGCGCACGATGCACATGCGACACCCAGCCCCAGCCTCTTCAAACAAGTGTTCAACCTGGTGGTGTTGCTGGCGCTGCCCGTGCTGGTGGTGGGCTCTCTGATTGGGTATTACAAGGCACATGACAGCGTTGGCCCCGGCAGCTTGTCGGAAGAAGCCGTCGAGGCCCGGATTCAAAAGGTTGGCATGTTGCAACTGGGTGCCGCCAAGCACGAGCTGAGAACTGGTGAAGCTGTTTTCAAAGCTCAATGCACTACCTGCCACACCGCAGGCACGCTGGGTGCGCCCAAGTTCGGGGATGCCGCCGCCTGGGCTCCACGCATCGCCACCGGTTTTGACGCACTGCTGAATTCGGCCATGAACGGCAAGGGCAATATGACCAAGCAAGGTGGCGCTGCGTTTTCTGACTACGAAGTGGCCCGCGCGGTGGTCTACATGGCCAATGCAGGCGGTGCCAAATTTGCCGAACCCAAAGCGCCAGAGGGTGCCGCGGCTCCTGCCGGAGCAGCTTCCGCCGCCCAATAA
- a CDS encoding DUF2946 family protein gives MDDIVKQAMAKWPNVPDCYGWLGLDTRGNWFMRDERAQACGPFAGGTPGSKGAELRHGKLLDFIARNYAPDARGCWYFQNGPQRVFVELLATPLVWRLQPDGSVQDHTGRMAQVSGCWLDEQGWLYLEADLGLGLVHSQDMALAAQALEQGRWPLQDVLRGDLQTRFGFVRSPEALHNM, from the coding sequence ATGGATGACATCGTCAAACAAGCCATGGCCAAATGGCCCAACGTGCCAGACTGCTACGGCTGGCTCGGACTCGATACGCGTGGCAACTGGTTCATGCGTGATGAACGTGCGCAGGCCTGTGGGCCATTTGCCGGGGGCACGCCGGGCAGCAAAGGCGCGGAATTACGTCACGGCAAATTGCTGGACTTTATTGCCCGCAACTACGCGCCCGATGCGCGGGGCTGCTGGTATTTTCAGAATGGGCCACAACGGGTGTTTGTGGAGTTGCTCGCCACACCGCTGGTCTGGCGGCTGCAGCCCGATGGCAGCGTGCAAGATCACACCGGGCGCATGGCGCAGGTGTCGGGCTGCTGGCTGGACGAACAGGGCTGGTTGTACCTGGAAGCCGACTTGGGTTTGGGCCTGGTGCATAGCCAGGACATGGCCTTGGCTGCCCAAGCACTGGAGCAGGGCCGCTGGCCGCTGCAAGACGTGTTGCGGGGCGACTTGCAAACCCGGTTCGGTTTTGTCAGAAGCCCTGAAGCGCTACACAATATGTAG
- a CDS encoding YheT family hydrolase — MPVAPSNQAQEATESIAPWWLPGGHLQTIWPALRVRHAQPAALAAIHYRRERWTTPDGDFIDVDWCDAQAGSAATPTPLLVLFHGLEGSSHSHYALAFAQVAQQRGLSFVVPHFRGCSGEINRAARAYHSGDYEEIGWILTRLRQCTPRPLMVVGVSLGGNALLRWAQEAGSQGRLQASAVASISAPVDLAASGQAMGRGFNRSVYTRMFLRSMKPKAMQKLAQHPGLFQPQALLGARTLYEFDNVFTAPLHGFRNTEDYWARASAKPHLAGMMLPTLVVNARNDPFVPASSLPRASQVGRHVSLWQPLHGGHVGFARGPWPGHIQTMPAAVLTWLAQQSGLTLKGNVDG, encoded by the coding sequence GTGCCTGTAGCCCCCTCCAATCAAGCGCAAGAAGCTACTGAATCCATAGCGCCATGGTGGCTGCCTGGGGGCCACCTGCAAACCATCTGGCCCGCGCTGCGGGTGCGCCATGCACAGCCAGCGGCGCTGGCCGCCATCCACTACCGCCGGGAGCGCTGGACCACGCCGGATGGCGACTTCATCGATGTGGATTGGTGTGATGCCCAGGCAGGTTCGGCCGCAACTCCAACACCGCTGCTGGTGTTGTTTCATGGGTTGGAAGGCTCGTCGCACAGCCACTATGCGCTGGCCTTTGCACAGGTGGCACAACAGCGTGGCTTGAGTTTTGTGGTGCCGCACTTTCGCGGCTGCAGTGGCGAAATCAATCGTGCGGCACGGGCCTACCACTCGGGCGACTATGAAGAAATTGGCTGGATTTTGACGCGCCTGCGCCAGTGCACCCCGCGCCCATTGATGGTGGTGGGTGTGTCACTGGGCGGCAATGCGCTGTTGCGCTGGGCGCAAGAAGCGGGCAGCCAGGGGCGGCTGCAGGCCAGTGCGGTGGCCAGTATTTCAGCGCCGGTGGATTTGGCCGCCAGTGGCCAAGCCATGGGCCGGGGCTTTAACCGCAGCGTCTACACCCGCATGTTTTTGCGCAGCATGAAGCCCAAGGCGATGCAAAAACTGGCCCAGCACCCCGGCCTGTTTCAGCCGCAGGCCCTGCTGGGCGCACGCACTTTGTACGAGTTTGACAATGTGTTCACCGCTCCGCTGCATGGCTTCAGGAACACCGAAGACTATTGGGCGCGGGCTTCGGCCAAGCCCCACCTGGCTGGCATGATGCTGCCGACGCTGGTGGTGAATGCACGCAACGACCCGTTTGTACCGGCCAGCAGTTTGCCGCGCGCCAGTCAGGTCGGGCGCCACGTGAGTTTGTGGCAGCCGCTCCATGGCGGACATGTGGGCTTTGCCCGCGGGCCGTGGCCGGGGCACATTCAGACCATGCCGGCGGCGGTGCTTACCTGGCTGGCCCAACAATCGGGCTTGACACTTAAAGGAAATGTGGATGGATGA
- a CDS encoding YybH family protein codes for MSKAQKIAATVGGSADDIETSFYEALQTGDIDRLMACWADEDDVICIHPGGPRMVGLVAIRAAFESMFSNGNLRIAAQDVRKIEGLASSIHSVRERIGILTQEGPMDAFVMATNVYHKTAQGWRLVAHHASPGNPRENEDITAVPHVLH; via the coding sequence ATGTCCAAAGCCCAAAAAATTGCAGCCACCGTTGGCGGCTCTGCCGACGACATTGAAACCAGCTTTTACGAAGCCTTGCAAACCGGTGACATCGACCGCCTGATGGCCTGTTGGGCCGATGAGGATGATGTCATCTGCATCCACCCCGGCGGCCCCCGCATGGTGGGCCTGGTGGCGATTCGCGCCGCCTTTGAATCCATGTTCTCCAATGGAAACTTGCGTATTGCCGCGCAAGACGTGCGCAAAATCGAGGGCCTGGCCAGCAGCATCCACAGTGTGCGCGAGCGTATTGGCATCCTGACCCAGGAAGGCCCGATGGATGCCTTTGTGATGGCCACCAACGTCTATCACAAAACCGCGCAAGGCTGGCGGCTGGTGGCGCACCATGCCAGCCCGGGCAACCCGCGTGAGAATGAAGACATCACGGCCGTCCCCCATGTTTTGCATTAA
- a CDS encoding OsmC family protein: protein MSVHLQHKPGTQLAQTIHLRDHQFDTDVSAAEGGEDAGPSPHDLYDAALGACKALTVMWFARKKNIAVDDIHTEVVSDNSQERSGVYRLNTRLVISGSFSDAEFAQLTAVAEKCPVHKLMTRVTTEITTTVVRAT, encoded by the coding sequence ATGTCCGTTCACCTCCAGCACAAGCCGGGCACCCAACTGGCGCAGACCATCCACCTTCGTGATCACCAGTTCGACACGGACGTGTCCGCGGCCGAAGGTGGTGAGGATGCAGGCCCGAGCCCGCATGATTTGTACGACGCGGCCCTGGGGGCTTGCAAGGCCTTGACGGTGATGTGGTTTGCCCGTAAAAAGAACATTGCGGTGGATGACATTCACACCGAAGTGGTCAGCGACAACAGCCAGGAGCGCAGCGGGGTGTACCGACTCAACACCCGGCTGGTGATCAGCGGCAGCTTCAGCGATGCCGAGTTTGCCCAACTGACCGCCGTGGCAGAAAAGTGCCCGGTGCACAAGCTGATGACCCGTGTGACGACCGAAATCACCACCACCGTCGTGCGCGCCACATGA
- a CDS encoding GNAT family N-acetyltransferase — MLIRNFHPGDEPALRAVFYSSVHDLARHHYTAEQLDVWAPCQYDAAQWGERVRGNRPFIAEVDGCIAGFADLQDSGYVDHFFVAGAFAGRGVGRALMAHLHQSAAAQGIGCLFADVSLSAEPFFQKWGFGVDARQQVERAGVVLANARMSKLLAAICS, encoded by the coding sequence ATGCTCATCCGCAACTTCCACCCCGGCGACGAACCCGCTTTGCGCGCCGTCTTCTATTCATCGGTACATGATTTGGCCCGCCATCACTACACCGCCGAACAGTTGGATGTGTGGGCGCCCTGTCAGTACGATGCGGCGCAGTGGGGCGAGCGGGTGCGGGGCAACCGGCCTTTTATTGCCGAGGTGGACGGTTGCATCGCCGGCTTTGCAGACCTGCAAGACTCTGGCTACGTGGATCATTTCTTTGTGGCCGGGGCCTTTGCCGGGCGTGGCGTGGGACGGGCGCTGATGGCGCATCTCCACCAGTCGGCAGCGGCCCAGGGCATAGGCTGTTTGTTTGCCGATGTCAGCCTGAGCGCCGAGCCGTTTTTCCAGAAATGGGGCTTTGGTGTGGACGCGCGCCAGCAGGTAGAACGGGCTGGGGTGGTGTTGGCGAATGCGCGAATGAGCAAGCTGCTGGCAGCAATTTGCTCTTGA
- a CDS encoding DUF4172 domain-containing protein, giving the protein MPTSPHYIRQYSAWPLLTLDAAALAPALDQAWLEQGRLLGLLGAIGLEQANVALVCVFGLAHQMLKTRAT; this is encoded by the coding sequence ATGCCCACCTCCCCACACTACATCCGGCAGTACAGCGCATGGCCATTGCTCACGTTGGATGCCGCCGCACTGGCCCCAGCGCTGGACCAAGCCTGGCTGGAGCAAGGCCGACTGCTGGGTTTGTTAGGTGCCATTGGGCTGGAGCAGGCCAACGTTGCGCTGGTGTGTGTATTTGGCTTGGCCCACCAGATGCTGAAAACCCGTGCCACATAG
- a CDS encoding IS1595 family transposase: protein MNPSDFAKLLSQLESLSTKQLARVRETLKGLPHTSGAAIAGVLQGPNVCPNCQAPAEQLRPWGHSHGLPRMRCQACGKTCNALTGTPLAHLRKREQWLGYAQALIEGVSVRQAAQCCSVDKNTAFLWRHRFLQAAATHRPAHEGGIVEADETFFLESFKGQRKLPRCARKRAGVGAAWEHIAVLVVRDRSGQTADFRLQKIDASHITDVLDPLVDKDAILCTDGARVYQKVARNMGLTHRAINVHKGIHVIEGAFHIQNVNAYDSRLKQWMKRFHGVATKYLENYLGWRRMLERYRQSISPAICLSEAMGRFQLQQLIQT from the coding sequence ATGAACCCTAGCGACTTTGCCAAACTTCTCAGTCAGCTGGAATCTCTGAGCACCAAGCAGCTGGCAAGGGTACGAGAAACCCTCAAAGGGCTTCCCCATACGTCAGGTGCAGCCATTGCTGGCGTACTTCAGGGCCCCAACGTGTGCCCCAACTGTCAGGCCCCAGCCGAACAACTACGACCTTGGGGACACAGCCATGGGCTGCCACGCATGCGCTGCCAGGCCTGCGGCAAAACCTGCAATGCGCTCACCGGCACGCCCTTGGCACACTTGCGCAAACGCGAACAATGGCTTGGCTATGCACAGGCATTGATTGAGGGCGTGAGCGTGCGCCAGGCCGCCCAATGCTGCAGCGTGGATAAAAACACCGCATTTCTCTGGCGGCATCGATTTCTGCAGGCCGCTGCCACACATCGCCCCGCGCATGAAGGTGGAATTGTCGAGGCTGATGAGACCTTCTTTCTGGAGTCCTTCAAAGGGCAACGCAAGCTGCCCCGGTGCGCACGCAAACGTGCTGGGGTGGGTGCTGCGTGGGAGCACATTGCCGTATTGGTAGTACGTGATCGCAGCGGACAAACAGCTGATTTCCGGCTACAAAAAATCGATGCATCCCATATCACCGACGTGCTTGACCCCTTGGTGGACAAGGATGCCATCCTGTGTACGGATGGTGCGCGGGTTTATCAAAAGGTTGCTCGCAATATGGGCCTGACCCATCGCGCTATCAATGTTCACAAGGGCATACACGTCATTGAGGGGGCTTTCCATATCCAAAATGTCAACGCTTATGACAGTCGCCTCAAGCAGTGGATGAAACGCTTTCACGGGGTGGCTACCAAGTATCTAGAAAACTATCTTGGCTGGCGGCGCATGTTGGAGCGCTACCGCCAAAGCATCTCTCCAGCCATTTGTCTGAGTGAGGCTATGGGGAGATTCCAATTGCAACAGCTAATTCAGACATAG
- a CDS encoding Fic family protein: MYPHRPTLIARYIWQLPDWPSLRYDASALAAPLAQVHRAQGQLMGRMAELGMAQRDQATLQVLTQEVITTSEIEGERLSLDVVRSSIARRLGLDIGALAPSDRHVDGVVDVVLDATRHFEQPLSPERLFGWHAALFPTGYSGRMRITVAAWRLDASGPMEVVSGAVGREKVHFTAPPASSLPAQTDAFFQWFEAAPVGDALIKAGLAHLWLVTLHPFDDGNGRISRAVGDMALARAEGTSQRFYSFSAQIQRERKDYYHQLEATQKGPLDVTPWLNWFLGCLLRAVQGAEATLAGVLDKAQFWQRWAGTPMNARQTTVLNRVLDGFEGKLTNAKWAALGKCSADTALRDINDLLARGVLRRLEGGGRSTGYELCVK, encoded by the coding sequence ATGTACCCTCACCGCCCCACCCTTATCGCCCGCTACATCTGGCAACTTCCCGACTGGCCATCTCTGCGCTATGACGCCTCTGCGCTGGCAGCCCCCCTGGCCCAAGTGCATCGGGCACAGGGTCAACTCATGGGGCGCATGGCAGAGCTAGGCATGGCCCAGCGTGATCAAGCCACCTTGCAAGTGCTGACGCAAGAAGTCATCACCACCAGCGAGATAGAAGGCGAACGCCTCAGCCTGGATGTTGTGCGCTCGTCCATCGCTCGCAGGTTGGGGCTGGACATTGGTGCCCTGGCCCCCAGCGACCGGCATGTGGACGGCGTGGTGGATGTGGTGCTGGATGCCACGCGCCATTTTGAGCAGCCACTAAGCCCGGAGCGCCTGTTTGGCTGGCACGCGGCCTTGTTCCCCACCGGCTACAGCGGGCGGATGCGCATTACCGTGGCGGCATGGCGCCTTGACGCCAGTGGCCCCATGGAAGTCGTGTCTGGTGCAGTAGGCCGGGAGAAAGTGCACTTCACCGCCCCACCCGCCAGCAGCCTACCCGCGCAAACCGATGCGTTCTTCCAATGGTTTGAAGCTGCCCCTGTGGGCGACGCGCTCATCAAAGCCGGACTGGCTCACCTGTGGCTGGTGACGCTGCACCCGTTTGACGATGGCAATGGCCGCATCAGCCGAGCCGTGGGCGACATGGCGCTGGCCCGCGCGGAAGGCACCAGCCAACGGTTTTACAGCTTCAGCGCACAGATACAGCGCGAACGCAAAGACTATTACCACCAACTGGAAGCCACCCAAAAAGGCCCGCTGGATGTAACACCCTGGCTCAACTGGTTTTTGGGCTGCTTGCTGCGCGCCGTGCAGGGCGCAGAGGCCACCTTGGCTGGCGTGCTGGACAAGGCCCAGTTCTGGCAACGCTGGGCTGGCACGCCCATGAACGCGCGGCAAACCACCGTACTGAACCGCGTGCTGGACGGCTTTGAAGGCAAGCTCACCAACGCAAAATGGGCCGCGCTGGGCAAATGCTCTGCGGACACCGCGCTACGCGACATCAACGACCTGCTGGCGCGGGGTGTACTGCGCAGGCTGGAGGGTGGCGGGCGCAGCACAGGGTATGAGCTATGTGTCAAATAG